The following are encoded together in the Mycolicibacterium arabiense genome:
- a CDS encoding O-methyltransferase yields MGRVNEPQPVDPVALDALFGRLLHTEDAALAAAREAADAAGMPKIEVSAQHAKLLSLLATMSRANRVLEIGTLAGYSTIALARGVGPGGQVVTLEYEQAHADVAAANLERADIADRVEIVVGAALDTLPRLASRGEKFDFFFIDADKENNSAYVDWAVTLATPGAVVVVDNIARFGRVLDPAPDDAQARAVHDMFVMMGEHPRLDVAAIQTVGTKGWDGFAVALVRD; encoded by the coding sequence GTGGGCCGGGTGAACGAGCCGCAGCCCGTAGATCCCGTAGCCCTCGACGCCCTGTTTGGTCGACTGCTGCACACCGAGGATGCCGCGCTGGCCGCGGCGCGCGAGGCCGCGGACGCCGCGGGGATGCCGAAGATCGAGGTGTCCGCCCAGCACGCGAAGCTGCTGTCGCTGTTGGCGACGATGTCGCGCGCCAACCGGGTGCTGGAGATCGGCACGCTGGCCGGGTACAGCACCATCGCGCTGGCGCGTGGGGTGGGGCCGGGCGGGCAGGTGGTGACGCTCGAGTACGAGCAGGCGCACGCCGACGTCGCCGCGGCCAACCTGGAGCGCGCCGACATCGCCGACCGCGTGGAGATCGTCGTCGGCGCCGCCCTCGACACCCTGCCGCGCCTGGCAAGCCGGGGCGAGAAGTTCGACTTCTTCTTCATCGACGCGGACAAGGAGAACAACTCGGCCTATGTCGACTGGGCCGTCACGCTGGCCACTCCCGGTGCGGTGGTCGTCGTGGACAACATCGCCCGCTTCGGCCGGGTGCTGGACCCAGCGCCCGATGATGCGCAGGCCAGGGCCGTGCACGACATGTTCGTCATGATGGGCGAGCATCCGAGGCTCGACGTCGCCGCGATTCAGACGGTTGGGACGAAGGGGTGGGACGGGTTCGCCGTCGCATTGGTGCGCGATTAA
- the ricR gene encoding copper-sensing transcriptional repressor RicR, producing MSEIETPVDEVAAHGYSSNKENYAKRLRRIEGQVRGISKMIDEDKYCIDVLTQISAVNSALQSVALGLLDEHLGHCVSHAVAEGGEEADKKLAEASAAIARLVRS from the coding sequence GTGTCCGAGATCGAGACACCCGTCGACGAGGTTGCCGCACATGGCTATTCGTCGAACAAGGAGAACTACGCCAAGCGTCTGCGGCGCATCGAGGGCCAGGTGCGCGGGATCTCGAAGATGATCGACGAGGACAAGTACTGCATCGACGTGCTGACGCAGATCAGCGCCGTCAACAGCGCGCTGCAGTCGGTGGCGCTGGGCCTGCTCGACGAACACCTCGGCCACTGCGTGAGCCACGCCGTCGCCGAGGGCGGCGAGGAGGCCGACAAGAAACTCGCCGAGGCGTCGGCTGCCATCGCCCGGTTGGTGCGGTCCTGA
- the ilvD gene encoding dihydroxy-acid dehydratase, protein MPSDAQPDIKPRSRDVTDGLEKTAARGMLRAVGMGDDDWVKSQIGVASSWNEITPCNLSLDRLAKSVKDGVHAAGGFPMEFGTISVSDGISMGHEGMHFSLVSREVIADSVETVMMAERLDGSVLLAGCDKSLPGMLMAAARLDLASVFLYAGSIMPGKATLTDGTERDVTIIDAFEAVGACARGLMSREDVDIIERAICPGEGACGGMYTANTMASAAEALGMSLPGSAAPPASDQRRDGYARASGEAVVELLKRGITARDIMTKEAFENAIAVVMAFGGSTNAVLHLLAIAWEAGVELTLADFTRVGAKVPHLADVKPFGKHVMFDVDRIGGVPVVMKALLDAGLLNGDCLTVTGRTMAENLADIAPPDPDGKVLRALTSPIHPTGGITILHGSLAPEGAVVKSAGFDSDVFEGTARVFERERAALDALEDGTITHGDVVVIRYEGPKGGPGMREMLAITGAIKGAGLGKDVLLMTDGRFSGGTTGLCVGHVAPEAVDGGPIAFVRDGDRIRLDVGKGTLDLLVDADELESRKVGFEPLPPVYTSGVLAKYTKLVHSAAVGAVCS, encoded by the coding sequence ATGCCCTCAGACGCTCAACCCGACATCAAGCCCCGCAGCCGCGACGTCACCGACGGCCTCGAGAAGACCGCCGCCCGCGGGATGCTCCGCGCGGTGGGCATGGGTGACGACGACTGGGTGAAGTCGCAGATCGGCGTCGCGTCGTCGTGGAACGAGATCACCCCGTGCAACCTGTCGCTGGACCGGCTCGCGAAGTCCGTCAAGGACGGCGTGCACGCCGCCGGTGGCTTCCCCATGGAGTTCGGCACGATCTCCGTGTCCGACGGCATCTCGATGGGCCACGAGGGCATGCACTTCTCGCTGGTGTCGCGTGAGGTGATCGCCGACAGCGTCGAGACCGTGATGATGGCCGAGCGCCTCGACGGTTCGGTGCTGCTGGCCGGCTGCGACAAGTCGCTACCCGGCATGCTGATGGCCGCAGCCCGCCTCGACCTGGCCAGCGTATTCCTCTACGCCGGCTCGATCATGCCCGGCAAGGCCACGCTGACCGATGGCACCGAGCGGGACGTGACGATCATCGACGCGTTCGAGGCCGTCGGCGCCTGCGCCCGCGGGTTGATGTCGCGCGAGGACGTCGACATCATCGAGCGCGCCATCTGTCCCGGCGAGGGCGCCTGCGGCGGCATGTACACCGCCAACACCATGGCTTCGGCAGCCGAGGCGCTGGGCATGTCCCTGCCCGGGTCCGCCGCACCGCCGGCCAGCGACCAGCGCCGTGACGGCTACGCCCGCGCCAGCGGCGAGGCCGTCGTCGAACTGCTCAAGCGCGGCATCACCGCCCGCGACATCATGACCAAGGAGGCGTTCGAGAACGCCATCGCCGTGGTGATGGCGTTCGGCGGATCCACCAACGCCGTGCTGCACCTGCTCGCGATCGCATGGGAGGCGGGCGTCGAACTCACGCTCGCCGACTTCACCCGCGTGGGCGCCAAGGTGCCGCACCTCGCCGACGTCAAGCCGTTCGGCAAGCACGTCATGTTCGACGTCGACCGCATCGGCGGCGTGCCCGTCGTCATGAAGGCGCTGCTGGACGCCGGGCTGCTGAACGGCGATTGCCTCACCGTCACGGGCCGGACCATGGCGGAGAACCTCGCCGACATCGCACCGCCCGATCCCGACGGCAAGGTGCTGCGCGCACTGACGTCACCGATCCACCCGACCGGCGGCATCACGATCCTGCACGGATCGCTGGCCCCCGAGGGTGCCGTGGTGAAGTCCGCGGGCTTCGACTCCGACGTGTTCGAGGGCACCGCACGGGTCTTCGAGCGCGAGCGCGCCGCACTCGACGCGCTCGAGGACGGCACCATCACCCACGGCGACGTGGTCGTCATCCGCTACGAGGGGCCCAAGGGCGGACCCGGCATGCGCGAGATGCTCGCGATCACGGGCGCGATCAAGGGCGCGGGCCTCGGCAAGGACGTGCTGCTGATGACCGACGGCCGGTTCTCCGGCGGCACCACCGGCCTCTGCGTCGGCCACGTCGCACCGGAGGCCGTCGACGGTGGACCGATCGCGTTCGTCCGCGACGGCGACCGGATCCGGCTCGACGTCGGCAAGGGCACCCTCGACCTGCTGGTCGACGCCGACGAACTCGAGTCCCGCAAGGTCGGCTTCGAGCCGCTGCCCCCGGTGTACACGTCCGGCGTGCTGGCGAAGTACACGAAGCTGGTGCACTCGGCGGCCGTCGGAGCGGTCTGCAGCTAG
- a CDS encoding TetR/AcrR family transcriptional regulator, protein MAESKPVVKEVKPKRGRPAGGSAGETRASIVSAGRIVLGARGRRAATVRMVADQAGLSNTAVYYYFAGIDDIHDAVVADVSSLMKRSVRDVLNQPTLRAQIRHYVLAMRRLDVEDRSLMPFMMRDYLDVARGPKRKRKGSLLMATNDLIGAMVSNAVERGELAPDVDQRAIVGLLSSILWGVQLHAGFADDADAVARVSNYLDVVLTHGVVRGGAASNALAG, encoded by the coding sequence GTGGCTGAGAGTAAACCGGTGGTGAAGGAAGTCAAACCGAAGCGCGGTCGGCCTGCGGGCGGCAGCGCGGGGGAGACCCGTGCCTCCATCGTGTCGGCCGGCCGCATCGTGCTCGGCGCCAGAGGGCGCAGGGCGGCCACCGTTCGAATGGTCGCCGACCAGGCAGGACTGTCCAATACGGCGGTCTACTACTACTTCGCGGGCATCGACGACATCCACGACGCGGTCGTTGCGGACGTCTCGTCGCTGATGAAGCGGTCCGTCCGGGACGTCCTGAACCAACCGACGCTGCGCGCCCAGATTCGCCACTACGTCCTCGCGATGCGCCGCCTCGACGTCGAGGATCGTTCGCTGATGCCGTTCATGATGCGCGACTACCTCGACGTTGCGCGCGGACCCAAGCGCAAGCGCAAGGGGTCGCTGTTGATGGCGACGAACGACCTGATCGGCGCGATGGTCAGCAACGCCGTCGAGCGAGGCGAGCTGGCCCCCGACGTCGACCAACGCGCCATCGTCGGCCTGCTGTCGTCGATCCTGTGGGGCGTGCAGCTCCATGCGGGCTTCGCCGACGATGCGGACGCGGTGGCGCGGGTCTCCAACTACCTCGACGTGGTGCTGACCCACGGCGTGGTCCGAGGCGGGGCGGCGTCGAACGCCCTCGCCGGCTGA
- a CDS encoding NADP-dependent oxidoreductase yields MTRTVVASGYGSPEVLVLQDIELPPPGPGQVLVDVRAAGANPIDYKLYSGQMGDDHANLPMPVGMEVSGVVAAVGDGAEGYTGPLTVGDEVIVTGVRGAYADQVLADGSDVGRKPSALSFEQAAGLVLTGGTAWHLLTETAVGTGDTVLVHGAGGGVGLMVVQLAAARGAKVIGTASPSRHDELRRYGVEPVAYGDGLVDRVRAIGPVDVALDLVGTDEALDTSVELVADRSRIATIAGFARGGDLGIKVLTEANGGQAIRDAARPELLALADAGALEVSVDKVFPFAEAADAHRYLQEGHARGKVVLVP; encoded by the coding sequence ATGACGCGAACAGTGGTCGCCTCCGGTTACGGCAGCCCGGAAGTCCTTGTGCTGCAAGACATCGAGCTACCCCCGCCGGGGCCGGGTCAGGTGCTCGTCGACGTGCGCGCGGCCGGCGCGAACCCCATCGACTACAAGCTCTACAGCGGACAGATGGGCGACGACCATGCCAACCTGCCCATGCCGGTCGGCATGGAGGTCAGCGGTGTCGTGGCCGCCGTCGGCGACGGCGCGGAAGGCTACACCGGTCCGCTGACGGTCGGCGACGAGGTGATCGTCACCGGTGTTCGCGGTGCCTACGCCGACCAGGTGCTCGCAGACGGCTCCGACGTGGGGCGCAAGCCCTCGGCGCTGAGCTTCGAGCAGGCCGCCGGGCTGGTGCTGACCGGCGGGACGGCGTGGCACCTGTTGACCGAAACGGCTGTGGGGACGGGTGACACGGTGCTCGTGCACGGTGCGGGCGGCGGCGTCGGCCTGATGGTCGTGCAGTTGGCGGCAGCGCGCGGGGCCAAGGTGATCGGCACCGCCAGCCCCTCCCGGCACGACGAGCTGCGGCGATACGGCGTCGAACCGGTCGCCTACGGGGACGGGCTGGTCGATCGGGTGCGTGCGATCGGGCCCGTGGACGTGGCCCTCGACCTGGTCGGCACCGACGAGGCGCTGGACACCTCGGTGGAATTGGTCGCCGACCGGTCGCGCATCGCCACCATCGCGGGCTTCGCGCGCGGCGGTGACCTGGGCATCAAGGTGCTGACCGAAGCGAACGGTGGCCAGGCCATCCGCGATGCGGCGCGCCCGGAACTGCTGGCGCTCGCCGACGCGGGTGCCCTCGAGGTGTCGGTCGACAAGGTCTTCCCGTTCGCGGAGGCGGCCGACGCCCACCGGTACCTGCAGGAGGGCCACGCGCGCGGAAAAGTCGTACTGGTTCCCTAG
- a CDS encoding TIGR04338 family metallohydrolase: MPRDAQRSKVYAAEDFVRTLFDRARARGNTIEFFGANITLPPEARFASVDSVSQYVDEVLNLPAVQRSWPEVPPLRVRSRRGRTAAHYERDGDEAVIAVPDGSASWALRELVVLHEIAHHLSPVEPAHGRAFVATFCELADAVMGPEVAHVLRVVYAKEGVR; encoded by the coding sequence GTGCCCCGCGACGCGCAACGCTCGAAGGTCTACGCGGCCGAGGACTTCGTGCGCACGCTGTTCGACAGGGCACGGGCGCGGGGCAACACGATCGAGTTCTTCGGCGCCAACATCACGTTGCCGCCCGAGGCGCGGTTCGCATCGGTCGACTCCGTCTCCCAGTACGTCGACGAGGTGCTGAATCTGCCTGCGGTGCAGCGGTCGTGGCCCGAGGTGCCGCCGCTGCGGGTACGCAGCCGTCGCGGTCGGACGGCTGCGCACTACGAGCGCGACGGCGACGAGGCGGTGATCGCGGTGCCCGACGGCAGCGCGTCGTGGGCGCTGCGGGAACTGGTGGTGCTGCACGAGATCGCACACCACCTCAGCCCCGTCGAACCCGCCCACGGCCGTGCGTTCGTCGCGACCTTCTGCGAGCTGGCGGACGCCGTCATGGGTCCGGAGGTCGCGCACGTGCTGCGGGTCGTGTACGCGAAGGAGGGTGTGCGGTAA
- a CDS encoding M13 family metallopeptidase has protein sequence MTLEAFKSGIDLSYVDDDARPQDDLFGHVNGRWLTEYEIPADRATDGAFRTLADRAEEQVRDIIIEASDLKAAPGTDEQRVGDLFASFMDEAAVANAGVTPLLDELEAVDLAVDRDALASVLGALQRVGVGGGTGVYVDTDSKDSTRYLLHFSQSGLGLPDESYYRDPQHAEILAAYPKHIARMLGLVFGAEPQPGEWEATAERIVGLETALAAAHWDVVKRRDADLTYNLRAFADLAAEAPGFDWSGWLAALGTTVEQVAEVVVRQPDFLTAFAALWAERDLEDWKRWLRWRVINARASLLTDELIEENFDFYGRTLSGTEQIRDRWKRGVGLVEGLMGDAVGKLYVERHFPPGAKARMDELVENLREAYRVSINDLEWMTPETRQRALAKLDKFTPKIGYPARWRDYSALVIDRDDLYGNYVRGQAVDTDRELAKLGGPVDRDEWFMTPQTVNAYYNPGMNEIVFPAAILQPPFFDAEADDAANYGGIGAVIGHEIGHGFDDQGAKYDGDGNLVDWWTDSDRDEFGVRTKALIDQYEHFTPRGLEPNHHVNGAFTVGENIGDLGGLSIALLAYELSLDGKPAPVIDGLTGVQRVFYGWAQVWRTKSRDAEAIRRLAIDPHSPPEFRCNGVVRNIDAYYDAFGVEESDGLYLEPAARVRIWS, from the coding sequence GTGACGCTTGAAGCCTTCAAATCCGGTATCGACCTGTCCTACGTGGACGACGACGCACGTCCCCAGGACGACCTCTTCGGACACGTCAACGGCCGCTGGCTGACCGAATACGAGATTCCCGCCGACCGCGCGACCGACGGAGCGTTCCGCACGCTCGCCGACCGGGCTGAGGAACAGGTCCGGGACATCATCATCGAAGCCAGCGACCTGAAGGCCGCGCCGGGCACCGACGAGCAGCGGGTGGGCGATCTGTTCGCCAGCTTCATGGACGAGGCCGCCGTTGCCAATGCCGGCGTGACGCCGTTGCTCGACGAACTCGAGGCCGTCGACCTCGCCGTCGATCGTGACGCGCTGGCGTCGGTGCTCGGGGCACTGCAGCGGGTGGGCGTCGGCGGCGGCACGGGCGTGTACGTCGACACAGACTCGAAGGACTCCACCCGCTACCTGCTGCACTTCTCGCAGTCGGGGCTGGGACTGCCCGACGAGTCCTACTACCGCGACCCGCAGCACGCCGAGATCCTCGCGGCCTACCCCAAGCACATCGCGCGGATGTTGGGCCTGGTCTTCGGCGCCGAACCCCAGCCCGGCGAGTGGGAGGCGACCGCCGAGCGCATCGTCGGCCTGGAAACCGCACTCGCCGCAGCACATTGGGACGTCGTGAAGCGCCGCGACGCCGACCTGACCTACAACCTGCGTGCGTTCGCCGACCTGGCCGCAGAGGCGCCCGGCTTCGACTGGTCCGGCTGGCTGGCCGCGCTGGGCACGACTGTCGAGCAGGTCGCGGAGGTCGTCGTCCGCCAGCCCGACTTCCTGACCGCCTTCGCCGCACTGTGGGCCGAGCGGGACCTCGAGGACTGGAAGCGCTGGCTGCGCTGGCGCGTCATCAATGCGCGGGCGTCGCTACTGACCGACGAGCTGATCGAGGAGAACTTCGACTTCTACGGTCGCACCCTGTCGGGCACCGAGCAGATCCGCGACCGCTGGAAGCGCGGCGTCGGACTGGTCGAGGGCCTGATGGGTGACGCGGTCGGCAAGCTCTACGTCGAGCGGCACTTCCCGCCCGGCGCGAAGGCGCGGATGGACGAACTCGTCGAGAACCTGCGCGAGGCCTACCGGGTCAGCATCAACGACCTGGAGTGGATGACGCCCGAGACGCGGCAGCGCGCGCTGGCCAAGCTCGACAAGTTCACCCCGAAGATTGGTTACCCGGCACGGTGGCGGGACTACTCGGCGCTGGTCATCGATCGCGATGACCTGTACGGCAACTACGTTCGCGGCCAAGCCGTCGACACCGACCGCGAACTGGCCAAGCTCGGCGGCCCCGTCGACCGCGACGAATGGTTCATGACGCCGCAGACCGTCAACGCCTACTACAACCCGGGGATGAACGAGATCGTCTTCCCCGCGGCGATCCTGCAGCCGCCGTTCTTCGACGCCGAGGCCGACGACGCAGCCAACTACGGCGGCATCGGCGCGGTGATCGGCCACGAGATCGGGCACGGCTTCGACGACCAGGGCGCCAAGTACGACGGTGACGGCAACCTCGTCGACTGGTGGACCGACAGCGACCGCGACGAGTTCGGGGTGCGCACCAAGGCGCTGATCGATCAGTACGAGCACTTCACGCCGCGTGGGCTGGAACCGAATCACCACGTCAACGGCGCGTTCACCGTCGGTGAGAACATTGGCGACCTCGGCGGGTTGTCGATCGCGCTGTTGGCGTACGAGCTGTCGCTCGACGGTAAGCCGGCACCGGTCATCGATGGGCTGACGGGTGTGCAGCGCGTGTTCTACGGCTGGGCCCAGGTGTGGCGCACCAAGTCCCGCGATGCCGAGGCGATCCGCCGGTTGGCGATCGACCCGCACTCACCGCCGGAGTTCCGCTGCAACGGCGTGGTACGCAACATCGACGCCTACTACGACGCGTTCGGCGTCGAGGAGTCCGACGGGCTGTACCTCGAACCCGCTGCACGCGTGCGTATCTGGAGCTGA
- a CDS encoding L,D-transpeptidase, producing MKRIATAVFTAGLVGSFALGSPSAWAEPQPDPAVPVPPVAQPAPPAPFQMPRMPWDPPAPPVAEPVVPATPALNQYGAPAVIPEGTPAGQNPTPYTGEPVFAPPTFNPVNGSMVGVAKPIYINFQRPIADRAMAEQAIHISSSPPVPGRFYWTSDTQVRWRPQDFWPANTTVNIDAGGTKSSFRTGDYLVATVDDATHTMEIRRNGELEKTFPVSMGKEDGKHETKNGTYYVLEKFPDIVMDSSTYGVPVTSAEGYKLKVQDAVRIDNSGIFVHSAPWSVGDQGKRNVSHGCINLSAANAQWFYDNFGSGDPVVIKNSTGLYNQPDGASDWQMF from the coding sequence ATGAAGAGAATCGCGACTGCGGTGTTCACGGCCGGACTGGTCGGTTCATTCGCGCTTGGCAGCCCATCTGCCTGGGCGGAACCGCAACCGGACCCGGCGGTGCCCGTGCCGCCGGTCGCGCAGCCGGCACCCCCGGCGCCGTTCCAGATGCCGCGCATGCCGTGGGATCCGCCTGCGCCTCCCGTCGCCGAGCCGGTGGTGCCCGCCACTCCTGCGCTCAACCAGTACGGCGCCCCCGCGGTCATCCCCGAGGGGACGCCCGCAGGCCAGAACCCGACCCCGTACACGGGGGAGCCGGTGTTCGCGCCGCCGACGTTCAACCCGGTCAACGGGTCGATGGTCGGCGTGGCCAAGCCGATCTACATCAACTTTCAGCGCCCCATCGCCGACCGTGCGATGGCCGAGCAGGCCATCCACATCTCGTCGAGCCCGCCGGTTCCCGGCCGCTTCTACTGGACCAGCGACACCCAGGTGCGCTGGCGCCCGCAGGACTTCTGGCCGGCCAACACCACGGTGAACATCGACGCCGGTGGCACCAAGTCCAGCTTCCGCACCGGTGACTACCTGGTGGCGACCGTCGACGACGCGACCCACACGATGGAGATCAGGCGCAACGGCGAACTCGAGAAGACGTTCCCGGTGTCCATGGGCAAGGAAGACGGCAAGCACGAGACCAAGAACGGCACGTACTACGTGCTGGAGAAGTTCCCGGACATCGTGATGGACTCGTCGACCTACGGCGTGCCGGTGACGTCGGCCGAGGGCTACAAGCTCAAGGTCCAGGACGCCGTCCGCATCGACAACAGCGGCATCTTCGTGCACAGCGCGCCGTGGTCGGTCGGCGATCAGGGCAAGCGCAACGTCAGCCACGGCTGCATCAACCTGAGCGCGGCCAACGCCCAGTGGTTCTACGACAACTTCGGTAGCGGCGATCCCGTCGTGATCAAGAACTCGACCGGCCTCTACAACCAGCCCGACGGTGCGTCGGACTGGCAAATGTTCTAA
- a CDS encoding sigma-70 family RNA polymerase sigma factor, with amino-acid sequence MTAALSTLDSLIERIARGDSDALLKFYDRTSSRVFGVIGTLVRDPMEREALMERIYVEVWESAADFDADTSSPGAWLVNLAHRLAVEHVRTDVDANAKPPVQTKAINDEPVRRFEKLSTQQRKCMDLTYGRGMTVVEASERLGLSEKAVSASLTEAVDGLAVPPRGLQSAI; translated from the coding sequence GTGACCGCAGCACTCTCCACCCTCGACTCCCTCATCGAGCGCATCGCCCGTGGCGACTCGGACGCTCTGTTGAAGTTCTACGACCGAACCTCCTCGCGGGTGTTCGGCGTCATCGGGACCCTGGTCCGCGATCCCATGGAGCGCGAAGCCCTGATGGAGCGCATTTACGTCGAGGTATGGGAGTCCGCCGCCGACTTCGACGCCGACACGTCCTCACCGGGAGCGTGGCTGGTCAACCTCGCGCACCGATTGGCCGTCGAACACGTTCGCACCGACGTCGACGCCAACGCCAAACCACCGGTGCAGACCAAGGCGATCAACGACGAGCCCGTACGGCGCTTCGAGAAGCTGTCCACGCAGCAACGCAAGTGCATGGACCTCACCTATGGGCGCGGCATGACCGTCGTCGAGGCCTCCGAGCGCCTGGGGCTGTCGGAGAAGGCGGTGTCGGCGAGCCTGACCGAGGCCGTCGACGGCCTGGCCGTGCCCCCGCGCGGCCTGCAGTCCGCCATCTAG
- a CDS encoding SRPBCC family protein has protein sequence MSIRVQGTSIEIDRQVAAPSDAVWDVLTDLDAWPQWGLTVTAAQLDEGDVLTLGVTGLVWTPVGVPLPFTIDEFVPGRSWGWRVAGVSATRHGVDPVGDGCRLWMTAPLWAPAYLPVLAVALARIDEMARER, from the coding sequence GTGAGCATCAGAGTGCAGGGCACCAGCATCGAGATCGACCGTCAGGTCGCCGCACCGTCGGACGCCGTGTGGGACGTGCTCACCGACCTCGACGCGTGGCCGCAGTGGGGCCTGACCGTCACCGCCGCTCAACTCGACGAGGGCGACGTCCTGACCCTGGGCGTCACGGGTCTGGTGTGGACGCCGGTGGGCGTGCCGTTGCCGTTCACCATCGACGAGTTCGTGCCCGGTCGGTCGTGGGGCTGGCGGGTCGCCGGTGTGTCCGCGACGCGTCACGGCGTCGACCCCGTGGGTGACGGCTGCCGGCTCTGGATGACCGCGCCGCTGTGGGCCCCTGCCTACCTGCCGGTGCTGGCCGTCGCACTGGCGCGCATCGACGAAATGGCCAGGGAGCGCTAG
- a CDS encoding DUF2786 domain-containing protein produces MTDDKMLARIAALLRQAENTENEHEAEAFMAAAQRLATTTSIDLAVARAHAATRTAAQEPVQRTVTIGNAGTRGLRTYVQLFVVIAMANDVKCDVASNSTFVYAYGFAEDIDATHALYASLVVQMVKASDAYIASGRHRPTPTITARLNFQLAFGARVGQRLADARDEAKRQVAADVERPKGTEIALRNKDIELKSFYREASKARGTWRATNASAGYSSAARRAGDRAGQRAKLGPSPELSGARAALND; encoded by the coding sequence GTGACGGACGACAAGATGCTGGCCCGAATCGCCGCACTGCTGCGGCAGGCCGAGAACACCGAGAACGAACACGAGGCCGAGGCCTTCATGGCCGCGGCGCAGCGACTCGCGACCACGACGTCGATCGACCTGGCGGTCGCCCGCGCGCATGCTGCGACCCGCACGGCCGCACAGGAGCCCGTGCAACGCACGGTGACGATCGGCAACGCGGGGACCCGTGGATTGCGCACCTACGTGCAACTGTTCGTGGTGATCGCGATGGCCAATGACGTGAAGTGCGACGTCGCCTCGAACTCGACGTTCGTCTACGCCTACGGCTTCGCCGAGGACATCGACGCCACCCATGCGCTGTACGCCAGCCTCGTCGTGCAGATGGTCAAGGCCTCCGACGCCTATATCGCGAGCGGCCGGCATCGGCCCACGCCGACCATCACCGCGCGGCTGAACTTCCAGCTGGCATTCGGGGCGCGCGTCGGGCAACGGCTCGCCGACGCCCGCGACGAGGCCAAGCGGCAGGTCGCAGCAGACGTCGAGCGGCCGAAGGGTACGGAGATTGCGTTGCGCAACAAGGACATCGAGCTGAAGTCGTTCTACCGCGAGGCGTCGAAGGCGCGCGGCACCTGGCGGGCCACCAACGCCTCGGCCGGGTATTCGTCGGCGGCCAGACGGGCAGGCGACCGGGCGGGGCAGCGTGCCAAGCTCGGCCCCAGCCCCGAGTTGTCCGGCGCGCGGGCAGCCCTGAACGACTGA
- a CDS encoding DUF305 domain-containing protein: MTSITSATGRIAALVAAAATALFVSACTETPASDDHASHSQGAESSAPAPSGEAPAALPAGVNDADVDFAKGMIPHHEQAVQMSELVPDRSSDPAVIELAAAISKAQEPEIKTMQGFLTEWTGSAATGHEGHDMGAMGMQGMVDGATMERLETLKGAEFDTLWLQSMIGHHEGAIAMANTEIADGADADAKDLAAEIVKTQQAEIDQMKQMLGG, translated from the coding sequence ATGACCTCCATCACGTCGGCCACCGGGCGCATCGCCGCGCTCGTCGCCGCAGCCGCCACCGCCCTGTTCGTCTCCGCCTGTACCGAGACGCCCGCGTCGGACGACCACGCCAGCCATTCGCAGGGCGCCGAGTCGTCCGCGCCTGCCCCGTCCGGCGAAGCGCCGGCCGCCCTGCCCGCAGGCGTCAACGACGCGGACGTCGACTTCGCCAAGGGCATGATCCCGCACCACGAGCAGGCCGTTCAGATGTCGGAACTGGTGCCCGACCGATCGTCGGACCCGGCCGTGATCGAACTGGCCGCGGCCATCTCGAAGGCCCAGGAACCCGAGATCAAGACCATGCAGGGGTTCCTCACCGAGTGGACCGGCAGTGCCGCGACCGGCCACGAGGGTCACGACATGGGTGCGATGGGGATGCAGGGAATGGTCGACGGGGCCACGATGGAGAGGCTGGAGACGCTCAAGGGCGCCGAATTCGACACACTGTGGCTGCAGTCGATGATCGGCCATCACGAAGGAGCCATCGCGATGGCCAACACCGAGATAGCCGACGGTGCCGATGCCGACGCCAAGGACCTCGCCGCCGAGATCGTGAAGACCCAGCAGGCCGAGATCGATCAGATGAAGCAGATGCTGGGAGGCTGA